The DNA region TATCATCCATTTCACCTGGTGGATTTGCACAATAACTGCTGTACTTACAACAGATCCGGGCTGTGCTTTGTGTTCTAACAGCCTGAGGAACACAGCTCTCTCCAAGTCATCATGTGGGCTCTGTGTGAGGCTGGTGAGGAATTCAGCAGTGATTTATCCAAAATAAGCATCCCTCTGTACCTGGGCAGGAAACTTCAAACAGAAAACCATGGGAATAGGGGGTTACACTTTAAGCTTTCACTGCAATCTCCAATTACTTTGATTGTCAAGGATTCTGAGCAGTGGTGAGTTGCTGAAAATCATCGCCAGGTGTTTATGTTTACAGCTTAGAAAGAACCATATAAACTTTATACTTCCATAAGTATAATTTGAATTGCAGTTGATTTTGGCCTCTGCTTGCAGCAGGAATTCATTTAAGCACTTAACTGGGAGAGCTGGACTGGTCAAAGTTCCCAGGACagcactggaaaagaaaaggaaagataaaAGGATGAAGAAGAATCCAAAAGATATGTGTGACAAGGCTTAAGGCATGGTGGCTTCAGGGAGGCTAGGGAACCAGGAGAGAGAAGAGGTGATGGGTCCAGAGAGCACAAGCTGGAAACTCTTCCAGAGGAATTGGAAGACATGAATCCAGAGGGGCAGAGGATGAGAGGGGGGTGTGGAATTAGGGCAGCAGGGAGTTCAGTATGTGCTTGATGTAGAGCATGTTTTACACACAAGGAGACAGTGGAGCATTGGTGTATGTAGTGCTGGCATTCTAAGAACAGCTTATTCAGCATTTATTTGCTCTGAAGGAGTGGCTTGGGCTCCTGCCATTCAGTCCTGCCTGTCACTGAGGTCAAAAATAGCATTGTGGCTTTTAACCACAGAGCGTTCAGAAGTGAGCGCTCTCTTTGTGCTCACCCACGAGTACAGAAGGTAATTCTCACAGCCGCAGGAGATTCTCCAGGCTGGCAAGAAACCCTGAGAAATGCTGTCAACATAACTGTGAATCAGCTGACCTCCAAAACTACTGCTATTAACCCCAGATGCTTGTAACTGAGACACTCACCTTCACCTTCACTTTCCCTGATCAGTTTGGCTAAGAAGCCTCCAGACAATTCCTAAAATAAAAGTTGGTTAACAAGATAGGAATTTCTTGCAGGCTAAAGGCAGAAATAACCTCCAAAGTGACTCACTGGAaagttactttaaaatattgccATGATGTAGGGATAAAAATGCGAACATTCTAAGGAAAAAGCATAGCATTGTACAAGAGGGCTTTCATGGGACTGATTTGAAAAGTCAGAGTTGTatcctgcctcctgcctgctgctacCCCAAATAATCCTTGATTACCTTTTGTCACTCTCtgatcatggaatggtttggattggaataGACTTTATTTAactccaacccctctgccatgggcagggacaccttccactatcccaggttgctcagagccccatccagcctggccttggacactgccagggatggggcagccacagctgctctgggcaacctgtgccagggcttcagCAACCCTCTGagtatttttcctaatatctgcCTTAAATCTTTTCTATTTTAGTTAAAAATTGTTcactcttgtcctgtcactatctGCTCatgtaaaaagtctctctccctctttttttacaagctcccttcaggcactgcaaaGCCACAatgaggtcaccccaaagccttctcttctccaggctgaacaatcccaattccctcagcctttcctcccagcagagctgctccatccctctgatccccttggtgtccctgctctggcctggctccagcagctccctgtccttgctgtgctgggcccagggctggatgcagccctgcaggggggttcagcagagaggggcacaggggcagaatcccccctgccctgctgccctggggctctgggtgcagcccagcacaggggggcTCTGCGttggggcagggccagctctcacccacagcagccccaggtccttctgccagggctgctccctctgctcatccccagcctggattgATCCCAGGGGCTGTTttgacccaggtgcagcaccagcacttggTCCTGTTAAACCCCATGAGATTCCCATGGGCCACTTCCCAAGAAAGAACAGAATTCCTTTATAGATAATTTGTGACCCACCACAGAGCAAACATCACACTGCACCTTGAAAAGTCATTCCCCATTTGAAGCCTTTGCAGCCACAAACCCAAAATGGTTCCAGAAAGTCCAGTGTGTGCTAAAAAGGAACCCCCCAATCTGCCAGTGATTGCTGCAAGCTCTGTAACACTGTCAGTGCTATCTTTAGGGTGTTCTTTGTGTGCCCTAAACCCTGCTTGCTGCTCTGACACCAAGTCTGCATTGGCAGTGCATCCTCCCTGAACTGCCCGTTTGGCAGTGAGAGCCATTTCTTGTGTTGGTACAGTTGTCATTTCGAATCAGATAAAATTGTTTGCATGTGCAATACTGCATGAACTTCTTTTGTTTATATAAAGTATTGCTCGTCTCTGAGATGTCTGCTCATGTCTGTCTCTACTTAGTTACTTCTATGCAATATCTTCTGGGCTTTTCAATGGTTTGGAGTGGATTCTTTTAAGAACCTTGccttcttttgctgttttctcctACAATAAAATCAAAATCCCTTGTTTGTGATTTTTGCCAAGATACTCAGAGCATTTTTTCCACCAAGTGTATCCTAAACACCACAGCTGGCTTGAGACACAGTTGGGACACAGGTCCATAGAAGTAGGATGAGCTTTGAGGAGCAGCTcttggaggtgtccctgtcacaggtTCTCCTTGATAAAGGTCACTAAAAGAGCCAGTCCTGGGTCCAGGATGTGcccctctggggctgtgctgccagcctggcctgtcCCAGGGAGTGTCACCCattgcccagctgcagcagaaccagccTGGCATTCCCTGAGGCACTGAGCACGGAAGGAGTGAGAGGTCACACTGGGATTGCTTGGCCTTGGCATCAGGATTAGACCCTGACCACACCAGAGTGAGGAGGAAATATTTCACCCTTCTCTTGCAGTAAGGATGCCAGAGGTAATCCAAGAATCACAAGCTGTAAAGTGGAAGTTTATTGTAAAACTTAGCTCACAAGATCAGCGAATTGTGAACAAGAACAACACACAGgcagaggaaacaaagcacTTTCATTTAAACTTCTGCCCTTGGTAGGGATTTCCTTGCAAGCTGTAGTTGCTCCTGAGTCCTGAGACTTCCTGTGGCTTTCTGGATTTGATGGGGTTTGTGCAGTTCCACAGTGGCCCCAGGGTGGGTTGCCCTTCCCACCCCTCTggtgcacagctgctgcctctgctgcctgctgaagGCTCCAACTGAGGGCCAGTGGCTCCCAGGGAAGAGGCTTTTCCCTGGCCCTGCCTCCAGGAGAGCCCACTTGATCCAAGTGATCACAGCAGCTGGAATATGAAAATAGAAGGCAAAAATCTATAACACAACATAGAATGCTCTCCCACCCTCTCCAGTAAAATGAGTGCAAGCAAAGagcccttccaactcagcttcCTTCTGGAATAGGAGTACAGATCCTGGGGTCTGACACTGGAATTGTTCTGCTACAGCTTCATGTTCTTACTCTGTTCTCTAGGAATGGAAAGTCAGGGAAAGAAGTGCAAATACATTTCCAAAGCATTTGATGCAAGCAGTGAGTGAGGAGGATGGCTGGTGTGAGGGACATCACAATGTGCTTTTAATTTAGAAAGTCACAGTTTTACCTGTAGGATTCCATTTTCCCTTCCAATGGTCACAACATACGGTATATAGATTTTTTGactgaacaatttttttcccagtggtAAACCAGGCTATGAGTTTCACAAATTTCACAGAGCTTTCTCCACCCTGCAGCTAAAGGAGAGAGCCATGAAAGGCAGCAATAAAGGAGGAATTATTCTGCCTAAAGGACACAGCAAGAAGAAATATTCTTGGAGTCACATGAGGCCCAGGGTCCCAGGAGTCACTGAAGAACAGCGGCAGAGTTTAGGTGATATTCCCTCTTTCATGATCACAGCTCTGTTTTCCGGGTGTCACCTGTTTCTGCTGTTGGCTTGAACATTTCTGAGCAGGAAAGCCTTCAGGCATCATTTCCACCTGTGACCCATCTCCAAGGAAAAGAGGGCAGAGCACTGTGCCGCCGTTCCCTGAGGGTCACTCCCATGCTTCTGGCCAGCTCCTTCACAGATCACTGTGGGTTTCattgttctgttttctgtcCAGCTCAGTTTCTCTTGGGACTCGGCCTTGCTAGTCTCTGCTGGTCTCCATCCTGTGCCCTTCCCCAGCAGATGTGAGATCTGACATTCCTTCCATTCCCCACACAGGACTGGGGCTGATTTTAtgcccacagctgtgctgctgtaggATCCTTTGCCTTGGGCTGATTCCCATTCCCCTCCCAGGCTCTGAGATCCTGTGTGCTCTTGCAACAgtctgggacaggggaaggtttATCCACACCCACACCTCACTTTCTCCGGTCCATCCTGGCAAGGAGTGGGGttgcccttccctgcaggatCCCAGGCAGAAATCTGTGCTGCCCTTCCCTTGTTGCTGCAGGCAAGGCCAGGCTGTGGCCAGGTGGGGAAGGCTCTCCttgtgcccaggcagggctgggaacacagggctgggactggATGGGACTTGCAGATGAGTCAGGATGTGTTTGGGATcacccctgtgcccaggctggactcctgtcccctggcagtgcctgcctggcagtgccacctctggCATGAGACAGTGCCAGAGTgctcctgtgtgccagggccagCTCTTCCAGAGGGGATCCATCCaggctcaggcagcagcagggaaaggctgggctgagctcagccccgaggctggagagaggctgcaggagagcctgGGAGCAGAGACTGGGCAGCTCAAGGGAAATGGGACACATCCCATGCATGGTTCCTACAGGAAGCTGGGCAGAACAGATCAGCCTGCACCTCTTGCTTTTAGCTCTCCTACAGATGCCTGTTGGAAATTGTTGCAGCTTTTTCACACATATTTTGTGTTGCTCGGGTTCCACCACAAGGTGCAATTGATACTTCACCAAATCCAATCACAGTGCAGTGCAATTCACGGTAATATCCTAATATACGGAACCtgaatagggaaaaaaagtcaaatttgGTTCCATTCCTGACATGCAGTGAAAGGCAGAGTGGCACCAGACCTGGCTGCTAAGCTGTTTATTGCCACAGGGATCAGGAACTGCCTTGCCGGAATCTGTCTCCCGTTCCTCACTTTTGTTCCCCACATCTCCACAAAAGGTTCTGGGCAATGCTTTCCCATCCAGAAACATTCCCCTGCTTTGCTCCCCTCCAGCCAATGGTGCTGACAtccccctctctctcttgtccctgcctcctgtccccttcctttccccagggagctgcatccagccagatccttccttccccagcagaACTCCAGCTGTGTCCTCTCCTGCCATCCCTACAGGACAGCCCTGTGTTCCCTGGCCCTGCAAGGCTCCCTTTCCTTGGCCCAGGCTTGTGCTGAAGCACCTGCACCTCCAGCAATCAGCTTCCCTCACAGCACAGTCCATGATCTCCCTTGAGCTCTCTGCTCTTTGCTCTGCCTTTGGCATTCTCCTCTTCCCACACACTGCATGGCAGGGCCTTGCTGGGAGGAGCTcacatggctgggtcatgttCCACGTTGTTGATCCACTTCCACTTCTGCTCCGCTGGAGAGCGTGTCAGACCAAGGAAGTAGTAGTTATGGCTTGATTGTGAGAGCAGGTAGCTCTGGAAAGGAAGCCAACAATGGGAACACttgaaaatgacattttcttcaGCAGAGGCCCAGAAGGCTCAGGGCTAAACAGGCAGCACAGAGTGTGCAGTGTGCATCCAGCCACAGCACCTCTGCCCACTGCTTCCTAGACTGCATTTCTCACTTTTGGAGGCCCCTTATATGTATAAAAATTGCAAAGATACATCTGTGGAGCCATTATGTGTATAATTTGGAAATTAACAAGTGTGAGTTGATAGCTGTGGACACTTTTCCTTTTGGATGGGGGTGGCTAAGCCTTTCCAGGCTTTGTCCCAGCCATGGCTCTCCCAAAGCAGTGTCTGCTCAAGCTCCATGGCCTCTGTGCTAAATCCCTGGAAAAGCCCAGCCAGCTTGGCAGGGACTTTGCTCCTTGCCATGGGATCAGGCCTGGGCACAGGAGCTTCCAGGGACAGGACTGCAAGGCCCAGGAGGCCTCTCCCTGTGCAGGCctttgctgccactgccaggcctgggctgtgcaTGGCTGGCAGCAGGTCCCAGAGCCCAAGGCCATGGGACAGGGGCTGGCACAAGTGTCACTGCTGAGCCCTtggccaggcagctccagccccccgagcagctgccccaggagtTGGATCTCaccagctcttccctgctgtcAATGACCACCAGGTCTGAGCCCATGGCAGTGCATTCTGCACGGGAGGCATTCCAGTCCATTGCTTCCCTCTCTGGAAAAAAGAAGTAGCATTTTCTGCCATGTTTCTTCCATGCTGGGGGGCATCCTACAGAAGGGAAGAAGAGGTGTGTAAAATCTATGTTGACACTGACCAAAGGATACCACAACAATGGAGAGGTCAGAGAGGCCATTCCAGCCCCAGAAATGCCTGTGTGCCACTGCTGAGAATTGTCAGCAGAGCACCAGGGATcccccagagcctctggagCTGATGGCAGCCCAGAatcagcaggcaggagccagacagggagcagcagctcagcaaacATGATCCAGCCTTGCCCAGCTTTGCTCAGGGCATACAGAGAAATGCTCAGGGCACAAAGCAGTTCCCAGATCCCCACAGTCTGGTCTGCCTGATGCAGAATTGGGCAGCACAGGTGCCACTGGCAGCACCAACATTTGTGTGCAttgccaggcagggcagcaggaggagcagggaggggcagcTGCAAAGGGGATGGGATTCAGGGAGACAGGGCCTGCAGGAAACACTTTGGTTGGGGATCCAGCAGCTTTTGAAGGGCAGCCTGGAATTGCAGTGAGGTTCACAGGCTGGCAGTGGAGGGGCCTtgggaaagcagcacaggcacattgtccatcctgctgccagcagggctggggacctgAGGGATTGTTCCTCCTGtgccttccctgcctcccactgctctgctctggcagcacaggggcatcCGCTCTTCCCTGGGGAACAGGaatgcagagctgagcctgctcTGCTTCAAAAGGAGCTGCAAATGCAAACCCTCCATGGGCTCCAGAGCTCCTCCTGGGAGTGTCCTAGGGTGAGGTGTGTGCTCCTgacatggcagaggggttgttTGTGTTCCTTCTGAACAAAATCCTGACAgagttccttttctttcccccttaaCCATCAATCCAACAGACTTCTGGCAGCTCCCTTTGGAAAGACAGAGGATTGCCTACCTGGTCCCCTTTCAGGGATGTGGGACAATGTTGTTGTGTCCTCTTGAATGGTGGGGGACAATGTTGTTGAGCCCTTTCGGCTGCCTGCAGTTTGACCATCTAGAAATAAGAACACAATTTCTGCTTGCAAGTAATGACCACTGTGCCTGGCActgtcagagctctgctggacCTGTCTGAGCCCCATCACCCAACACAGAATGCAAACTCTGCCTCTTTGCTCATGGGGCTACTAcaaaaatcataaaatggtCAGGTCAGGGTCCagtgaggaaaaggaaacactTGAGTTGATTTACACAAGTTGTATCTTAATTATGATTTTGTTCCTTGAGTTCCATCTAGATGTCAAGTTTCTTAGTGTATATAAATTTCAGGTCACCAAGGCAGTACTGAACACACAGAAGAGCTATAACTAAAGGCACGCATGGATCCAAGTCTAATGACTCCTCTTTCCCTGTTAAAGCTGCATTAAATGCTAATTACACTTTGTTactttgtgctgctttgaatttatttaatttttcccatCCTTCCTGGTTAGACATTTTATAAATGTCAGAACGCTGTCAGATACCAATCCCAAActctttgctttaaaaaagaagaatgacTTGCCTGCCCCAGCCCTATTTTTTAAGTTCCATGGATCAAAACCTTTGCCATGTCTCCCCCATGTGCATCTCTGAGCAGGTGGCAAACTGTGGGACTTGAGAGTTATTGGTTGTAGCAGCTCCTCAAGCTTTTTCAGCTACCAAAGGATGGAAAGAAGAAATGacaactgaaattttaaaatgattCCTTGAAAACTTTCAGAGGAAGTATCAAatggattgattttttttcctggggtaGATAAGAATACATTTTCCACCAGGTATCATTAATCAGTTAATGTAACTTAAAAATTGTTATGAACTCAGTGCAGAGACTGAGCACAAGGTTTTAATTGAAATTAGCAGGAAATAAATTCCTTTCATTTCCAATTTTGATGCCTTTTTCAAATGAGATTTAATTCAAAATATTGTAAGATTTTTGGTGTCGCATCCCTATGGCATAAGACAACATCATCATCTTGAAATATTCTCAAGGACTACAATCATAAGACCAAAAGACATTATTTGATCTTCACTGGTTTCTTCTAAACATTTGCATCATAAATTCTTCAGTGTCTGAACAttattgttttcccttttgtcacagatttttttcttttggaattttgAACTTTCAAACCCTTTGGCTATTTGCAGATTTCCTTCTACAGCCATGGGTGGCTAAAAACTGTCATTCTTGGCCTTCATACCAGACTTCCATTCCCTCTGGCTTTGGATGCCATGGCCTGGACATCAGGCAGTGGCTGAGTGACACAAATCAATTGCCAGTGTTACATTTCTAGCAGGACTTACGTGGGAGTGTCCAAGACAGGGTGAGGGCCACTACAATGGGAACCAGGACAACAACCAGGACAGACAATTGTGTTCTGGAATAATGGCTTTTACCTAGAGAGGGACAGAAACATAAAGATCAGGGAAATAGCTGGACAAGAGCCCCTTTGCCTGCATTCCAAGGTGCCTTTTCAGGCTCCCACTGGGACTCTGGAGCATTCCAGATCTgcaggctggagccaggctcaATGTCCTGGCACTTGCCCACTGGCTCTGGAGCCCTGTGCTCAGGAAACTGAACAGATCCCAACCTGCCATGGGATTGAGAAGAGGGGAAAAGCTGAAGAGTCATCATTCAGGAAGGGTGATTGGTCCAGCCTGTTTCAGGAAGTGCAGATGGTGTTTAATATGCAAAAATTTCAGCTGGAATACTTCAGCCTAAATAAGACAAGCCCTTGGTTTCCCAGGTTTGTCATTCCTGCAGGATGAATGCTTTCCTAGagcaggaggtggcagctgTGTGGACATGGTGCTGGCAGGAACTGTGGGAGGACAGATCCTCTCTTTCAGCAGCCATTCCCCATTGCAGATGTCAGCCTGGTTTGGCTTTGGTGCCCAGGGCAGATGGAAGCTGCCAGGAGCAGTCCCATGGCCAGGCTGAGGTACTGCTCTGCACCAGACTCAggggagccagcagtgccctggcagctcagagggcagagcctgtgctggggacatcaAACACAGCgtcagcagccctgggagaggggatcaccctgctgtgctcagcGTTGGGTGCATcgcctgcagccccaggggcagctctgggcctgTGGCCATTGGACACCATGGGCAAAGATCCCCAAGGAGCCActggctccctgcccctccatggagagaggagaagggagatGGGCCAGGCTAAAAGGGACAAAACTCCTGGGCTGGGGTAAAGGTGGTTTATAGAAGAAGAGCAACCCTGCATGCAAGCCAAGCAAAGCAGAGAATTCATTCCCCacttgccatgggcaggcagggttTCAGCCAggcccaggagagcagcttcCATCCCAAGGAACAGTGGCTTGGGAAGAGTGAATTTCCTGGAGAACTGCCAAACTGAGTTAGTGAGGGGGCTCTGGCAGTCAGAATTCTGTCTGGATGTGAGTAAGAGGCACCATCCATCAGCGCTGGATGGTATTTAAAGAGCACTGCCCTGTGACCTAGAAGGGATCTGGGATCCCTGATGCCAACACTTTGTATTTTCATCCTGTCTGATGAAATTAAATGGCAGTAATTTAAAAGTGCTTTCCAGCACTGAAAAAATTCAGActtataaaaattaattcaataaCAAATATTATTCATGCTCCAAACCTGTCTCCCGGATCCAAGGGAACTGGCTGCCATTCTCTCCCATTGAAGCTGCACTGGGAGCATTTCCTTGGTCTCCCAAGATTCTTTGTGTAATTTGCTATCAGAGGTGCTTCATGCAGAGGTTTTTGTGTGAGGCCCGTGGTGCCATTGAGTTTCTAAACCTAATTTGCATGATTTAGTCAGAATCTGTGATTGATTGAGGGAGTGTTTCCAGTTTGCTCAACTATCAAAGGATGGACAGTAATGAGGAAAACcatctgaaatttaaaaattattccttgAAAACTTACAAAGGAAGTTCCACATggccctgattttttttctagatgGAGATgatgatgttttctttttctaaaagatAATATGTTGTTATAAATAGGATACGTATACAGAGATTGAGCTAAAGGCTTTTATCTGAATAGGGTGAAAACAACTGCCTTTAAGATGTAACTTTGAAATTTGCTGTACTTTTCAAATGAGCTTTTACtcttaattattttaagatttttggTGTCATATCTTGAAATCATAAAAAGTTATCTTCTCCTTAAAAGATTTTCACATATCCCAATTAGTTATTATCTGCTTTTGTTTCCTCAAAACATTTGTATAAGGAATTCTTCAGAGTTTGAACATTGTCAGTTTTCAATtgggtttgttcttttttttctgttgcaatTTTAAACTTTCAAACCTCTTGATTCTCTTACACATTTCCTCCTACAGCCATGCTGGTTTAAAAACTGCTGTCCTTTACCTGCACACCAGacttctgttcctgctggccttGACTGTCATGGCCTAGACCTCAGTCAGTGGCTGAGAGACATAAATTAATTGTTGTTATTCCATTTATAGCACTTACATGGGAGTATCTGACACACAACAATGAGCAGGAGCACAATTATCTCAGTGACCAGGACAGCAACTCGTGTTGTGGAACAACAACTTTTTCctagagagagacagaaaaaagaaaaatgagggcAACACTTGGAATAATCCACCTTTCTCCTGCATTCCAAGGTGCCATTTCAGGCTCCCACTGGGACCCTGGAGCATTCCAGGTTGGCAGGCTGGAGCCAAGCTCAATGTCCTGGTGCTTCCCCACTGGCTGTGGAGCCCTGTTGGCTCTGCAGGAAACATTCAGCAGAGAAGGTCATGGCAGAGAAGATGAATCAATCCCTTGTGACAGGATTGACTGAGTCAGAACTGGGCAGATCTTTCACTTCAAGGCAGTTCCTTGTGAGGAGCCACAAGGACTTTAAACGGTATGGCCTAAATACAACATGGAGGTACTAACAAATCCCAAGGAATCCCTGCTGGCAGATAATGCTAATGCTGGTTTTTAATCCCACTCTTAGAGCTCTCTTTCCgcctgggcactgggaggtAACACATCTGATGTGAATTCACAGTAAGAAAGTAAAGAAGAAAGTTCTAGAGGATCTCTGGGaacatcagctctgctgtgctgagcacacaCCAGCAGAGTGGTTTAGGACAGAATTGACCTTTTCACATCCctgagcccagctcccctgctcAGGTGTTGGCCAGAGCAGGTTGTCCAGGACCAAGCACAGGCAGGTTGGAATATCTctgggatggtgactctacaGCTCCTGGCATTAGGAATTCCCTGAGGGAAGAAGGCCCAGGAAGTCCCTGAGGGAAATGTGAGAGTATTGCTTGTGAAACTATGACAGGAAAGTATCTTCAATGccctttctcttcttcctcatctCCTGTTATTCACTTTTCACTGCTGGTCTCTGAGTGTCCCATTCAGTTCACATCCATTCACAAATGGGGAGAATGGTTAAAAGGTGGAAGCCTGAAAACTGCAGATCATGCTAAATGTGGAGGTGTGACAGAGTTATGGGATAAATGCAAGCCAGCAGGGAAAAATGCACATGGACAAGTGTAAAGATTAATAATGTGGGCACAAAATAAGACATGGACTATTCCATATTTCTGAAACAATCAAACCCATCCTGGTGTCCAGCACTGAGCCCCCTTGGTTCTATCTACACAGAGAGTTAAATTTTTCTATCAGTTTAAGTGCATTCTGCTGCGTTGTGGAATTAATGCCAGTACTTTGTTGTACTTTGCTGTATTCTTTCTGAACAAAATCCTGACAGAATTCCTCTCTCTCCACCTTAACCATCAATCCAAGAGGGGCTTCTGGACACTCCCTTTGGAAAGACAGAGGGTTGCCTACCTGGTGCCTCCTCATGGCTGGGGGGTAACTCTGTTGATTCCTCTTGGCTGCTGGGGGACAATGGTGCTGAGACATTTTGGCTGCTGGAGGTCAATGCTGTTGAGTCCTGTTGGCTGCCTGCAGTTGGACCATGCAGAAATGAGAATACAATTGTTACTGCAATGAAGgacccctgtgccaggcactgtcagagccctgctgggcctcTTTGGCTGCCCCATCACACAACACAAAATGCCAACTCTGCCTCTTTGCTCAGTCATGGCAAACAGCCCTCAAAGCTGCAGCACACACC from Ammospiza nelsoni isolate bAmmNel1 chromosome 5, bAmmNel1.pri, whole genome shotgun sequence includes:
- the LOC132073548 gene encoding C-type lectin domain family 5 member A-like, translating into MAENVINSDRNLPEPPRARLHTIPDGQGQSHCSRARAAALLAVLLVIILLLAIALYLTLTTGSQQDSTALTSSSQNVSAPLSPSSQEESTELPPSHEEAPGKSCCSTTRVAVLVTEIIVLLLIVVCQILPCKSHYSRTQLSVLVVVLVPIVVALTLSWTLPHGQTAGSRKGSTTLSPTIQEDTTTLSHIPERGPGCPPAWKKHGRKCYFFFPEREAMDWNASRAECTAMGSDLVVIDSREELSYLLSQSSHNYYFLGLTRSPAEQKWKWINNVEHDPAMFRILGYYRELHCTVIGFGEVSIAPCGGTRATQNMCEKAATISNRHL